In Bradyrhizobium erythrophlei, a single genomic region encodes these proteins:
- a CDS encoding transporter produces the protein MAVRGGRVMRWWICCGLLALLAEPVIAGPPYISDDPEPTDYQHFEIYTFNLGTATRNGTTGQSGIDFNYGAAPDLQLTATLPEGFDRPVGGGTDVGWSNVQLAAKYRFLHQDGFGLDVSIFPRIFLPSGSNLVGDNHASLLLPIWVQKDWNGGWSAFGGGGCTLSEFRAVDFCEVGGVVTYQLLPKLQIGAELFHQTAVSSVTPATTSLGVGWRYDLNDNYHLLGYVSRGIENTNETNQVSWYASVLFTF, from the coding sequence ATGGCGGTTCGCGGCGGACGCGTGATGCGATGGTGGATTTGCTGCGGTCTCCTGGCCCTGCTCGCGGAGCCCGTTATCGCGGGGCCGCCCTATATTTCCGACGATCCGGAGCCGACCGACTACCAGCATTTCGAGATCTACACGTTCAATCTTGGTACGGCGACGCGAAACGGCACCACAGGTCAGAGCGGGATTGACTTCAATTATGGAGCGGCGCCCGACCTCCAGTTGACGGCAACCCTACCGGAAGGATTTGACCGGCCTGTCGGCGGTGGCACCGATGTCGGTTGGAGCAACGTGCAGCTCGCCGCCAAGTACCGTTTTCTTCATCAGGACGGGTTCGGGCTCGACGTCAGCATCTTCCCGCGCATCTTCCTTCCAAGCGGTTCGAACCTCGTCGGCGACAATCACGCGTCGCTGCTGCTGCCGATCTGGGTTCAGAAGGACTGGAACGGCGGTTGGTCGGCGTTCGGCGGCGGTGGATGCACGCTCAGCGAGTTCCGTGCCGTCGACTTCTGCGAAGTGGGCGGCGTCGTCACCTATCAGCTCCTACCCAAACTTCAGATCGGCGCCGAACTGTTCCACCAGACCGCAGTTTCCAGCGTTACACCCGCGACGACCAGCCTCGGCGTCGGATGGCGCTACGATCTAAACGATAACTATCATCTACTCGGCTATGTCAGTCGCGGAATCGAGAATACCAACGAGACCAACCAGGTTTCCTGGTACGCCTCCGTGCTTTTCACGTTCTGA
- a CDS encoding histidine kinase dimerization/phospho-acceptor domain-containing protein, giving the protein MARWSLVSRLIWLLTSLMAGLWLLGSVAAGVLTAFEINERLDDAIEEVAQRLLPATDDALTQPVAMQQRAKQLVATMNPKALAYQIVGPSGEIVMRSENAPQQAFSIPRQRGFHSTPQYRVYAQPAAVDGYFIEVAEPAMHRSEAVWRAIALSAGPLLLLLPLSWLLIRWAVFRGMRSLDELRSEIGRRGSSNLSQIADIGLPIELSQILAAVNRLLTRLELALATERQFAANSAHELRTPIAAVLAQMQILSTELIGTSHTERAALIVSQIKRLGSLAEKLLQLSRTGTRGGMQLERIDLMTVLQVLVDEFRSRKDVGDRLLVTTACSDEDFIVQGELDVLGITLRNLIENAVLYGAQDEPIEMIVEHDRIRLLNGCKIIPAETLTTLRKPFVRASSIGGGGGLGLAIVDNVMKQIGGSLALFSPIAGRSNGFEAMLIFPKLS; this is encoded by the coding sequence GTGGCACGCTGGAGCCTGGTATCACGGCTGATTTGGCTTTTGACATCGCTGATGGCCGGCCTTTGGCTGCTGGGCAGCGTCGCCGCCGGCGTGCTGACGGCATTTGAGATCAACGAGAGGCTCGATGATGCGATTGAAGAAGTCGCACAGCGACTCCTGCCTGCCACTGACGACGCGTTGACGCAGCCGGTTGCCATGCAACAGAGGGCTAAGCAACTAGTCGCCACAATGAATCCCAAGGCTTTAGCCTATCAGATTGTCGGGCCATCCGGGGAGATTGTGATGCGATCCGAAAACGCGCCGCAGCAAGCATTCTCGATCCCGCGCCAGAGAGGGTTTCATAGCACTCCGCAGTATCGCGTTTATGCTCAACCTGCTGCTGTTGATGGTTATTTCATCGAAGTTGCCGAACCTGCCATGCATCGATCCGAAGCTGTTTGGCGCGCGATCGCACTCAGCGCTGGACCTCTGTTACTGCTTCTACCGCTTTCCTGGCTTCTCATCCGATGGGCGGTGTTCCGCGGAATGCGCTCTTTGGATGAACTACGAAGCGAGATCGGCCGCCGCGGTAGCTCAAATCTGTCGCAGATCGCCGATATAGGGTTGCCCATCGAGCTATCTCAGATACTTGCCGCCGTGAACCGGCTCTTGACGAGGCTTGAGCTTGCGCTGGCGACCGAACGCCAGTTTGCGGCCAACAGCGCGCACGAGCTGCGGACCCCGATCGCCGCAGTTCTTGCCCAGATGCAAATATTGTCAACAGAACTTATCGGCACATCGCATACCGAACGTGCCGCGCTCATCGTAAGCCAAATTAAGAGGCTTGGAAGTCTTGCTGAAAAACTGCTGCAACTGTCGCGTACCGGCACGAGGGGCGGAATGCAGCTCGAGCGTATTGACCTTATGACGGTCCTACAAGTGCTGGTAGACGAGTTTCGATCTCGCAAAGACGTTGGAGACAGGCTCCTCGTAACCACCGCTTGCTCCGATGAAGATTTTATAGTTCAGGGAGAGTTAGATGTACTTGGTATCACCCTTCGCAATTTGATTGAGAACGCAGTTCTTTATGGCGCTCAAGACGAACCGATCGAGATGATTGTCGAACACGATCGAATTCGGCTGCTCAACGGCTGCAAGATTATTCCCGCCGAAACCTTAACAACCCTCAGAAAACCGTTCGTGCGGGCTTCATCAATAGGTGGAGGCGGCGGTCTCGGCCTCGCCATCGTAGACAACGTTATGAAACAGATTGGCGGCAGCTTGGCTTTGTTTTCCCCGATTGCAGGCCGCAGTAACGGCTTCGAGGCGATGCTGATCTTCCCCAAATTGAGCTGA
- a CDS encoding EamA family transporter: protein MTLESWQLWALLSAVFAALTAIFAKIGVENIGSDLATFIRTVVVLLSFLVLLFATGQFATSGPISPRTWTCLILSGLGTGASWLCYFRALKLGPASMVAPIDKLSVVLVALFAFAFLGERPSATGWMGIGLITAGAVIIAIKA, encoded by the coding sequence ATGACACTCGAATCCTGGCAGCTATGGGCGCTACTGTCCGCGGTGTTCGCGGCCCTCACGGCTATCTTTGCGAAGATCGGCGTCGAGAACATCGGCTCGGACCTCGCCACATTCATCCGGACTGTCGTCGTCCTCTTAAGCTTCCTCGTCTTGCTATTTGCCACAGGCCAGTTCGCGACGTCGGGTCCGATTTCGCCACGAACCTGGACTTGTCTCATTCTCTCGGGCCTCGGAACGGGAGCTTCCTGGCTTTGCTACTTCCGCGCACTGAAGCTTGGCCCCGCTTCGATGGTCGCACCGATCGACAAATTGAGCGTCGTGCTTGTCGCTCTCTTTGCATTCGCATTCCTGGGAGAGCGTCCCTCAGCAACGGGATGGATGGGCATCGGTCTGATTACAGCAGGCGCGGTGATCATCGCCATCAAGGCTTGA
- a CDS encoding carbohydrate porin, with protein MPVSYPVKAPPAAIDYDWTGFYVGGHIGLATGNSGWTLDPLSGGAPVTGSFGLYQSPNAFKESGSWFEGVQGGYNWMLKDRVVLGVEGDGSFPTFSDPVSGLTIGGISNFTSPTFGAGTFSEKVLASGTLRGRIGYAPGHWLFYATGGLAWTYDQQELTQNATGNVEDRFVWRFGWALGAGIETAIAPNWTVRGEYLWTDFPSFSENFPLSGQHVSSGLSEQQFRLGFNYRFDDPSRPATSAPSHFAANDIFAVHGQTTFTYQGYPSFRAPFDGPNSLSGGGQTRETFDATLSIGVKLWQGAEFWANPEIDQGFGLSSTHGVAGFTSAEAYKIGSSTPYARLDRAFLRQTINLGGDTEKVDNDFYQFKGTRSTDRLVLTVGRFAAVDIFDTNRYANNPKSDFLNWSLVNTASFDYVADGWGYTYGAAAEWYTGPWTLRAGVFDLSATPTGGNSPEGVALDPTFHQFQLVGEIERRYDLWGQPGKVKITGYLSRGNAGDFNDAIALAAATGGPADINAVRAYTSRPGVSLNMEQQMNDNFGLFLRAGWADGNTEPWDFTDIDRTVSGGVSISGRSWGRPDDTIGIAGVVNGIDKAHIAFLNAGGLGILIGDGQLTNYGLEQIFEAYYSYALNSSTKLTFDYQFIANPGYNADRGPANVFAGRVHWQF; from the coding sequence TTGCCGGTTTCCTATCCCGTGAAGGCGCCGCCCGCCGCAATCGACTATGACTGGACAGGCTTTTACGTCGGCGGCCATATTGGCCTTGCGACCGGAAACTCGGGCTGGACGCTCGATCCGCTCAGCGGCGGCGCTCCGGTTACAGGTTCCTTCGGACTTTACCAATCGCCCAATGCATTTAAGGAAAGCGGGAGCTGGTTCGAGGGCGTGCAAGGCGGCTACAATTGGATGCTCAAGGATCGCGTGGTGTTGGGCGTCGAGGGCGACGGCTCGTTTCCCACGTTCTCCGACCCGGTCTCCGGTCTGACCATCGGCGGTATCTCGAATTTCACCTCGCCAACTTTCGGCGCCGGAACCTTCAGCGAAAAAGTATTAGCGTCGGGCACGTTACGTGGCCGTATCGGCTATGCGCCGGGTCATTGGCTGTTCTATGCCACGGGCGGGCTGGCCTGGACCTATGATCAGCAGGAGTTGACGCAGAATGCGACCGGCAATGTCGAAGACCGTTTCGTCTGGCGCTTCGGGTGGGCGCTAGGTGCCGGCATCGAGACGGCGATCGCGCCGAACTGGACGGTTCGCGGCGAATATCTCTGGACCGATTTTCCATCGTTCAGCGAAAACTTCCCGCTGTCGGGCCAACACGTCAGCTCCGGGCTCTCGGAACAACAGTTCCGCCTGGGGTTCAACTACCGCTTCGACGATCCGTCGCGGCCGGCAACCTCGGCGCCATCGCATTTTGCAGCCAACGACATTTTCGCCGTGCACGGGCAGACGACCTTTACCTACCAGGGGTACCCGTCGTTCCGCGCACCCTTTGACGGGCCAAACAGCCTCTCCGGCGGCGGCCAAACGAGAGAGACGTTCGATGCGACGCTCTCCATCGGCGTCAAGCTTTGGCAGGGTGCCGAATTCTGGGCCAATCCGGAGATCGACCAGGGCTTTGGTCTTTCCTCCACCCATGGCGTGGCCGGCTTTACGAGCGCCGAAGCCTACAAGATCGGTTCGTCCACGCCCTACGCCCGCCTGGACCGCGCTTTCCTGCGCCAGACCATCAACCTCGGCGGCGACACCGAAAAGGTCGACAACGACTTTTATCAATTCAAGGGCACGCGCTCGACCGATCGCCTGGTCTTGACGGTCGGCCGTTTCGCCGCCGTCGATATATTCGACACCAACCGCTACGCCAACAATCCGAAATCGGACTTCCTGAACTGGTCGCTGGTCAATACGGCCAGCTTCGACTACGTCGCCGATGGCTGGGGCTACACCTACGGCGCGGCCGCCGAATGGTATACCGGGCCCTGGACCCTGCGCGCGGGCGTGTTCGATCTCTCGGCTACGCCGACTGGCGGCAATAGCCCCGAAGGGGTGGCGCTCGACCCCACCTTCCATCAGTTCCAGTTGGTCGGCGAAATCGAGCGGCGTTACGACCTCTGGGGCCAACCGGGCAAGGTCAAGATCACCGGCTATCTGAGCCGCGGCAACGCCGGCGATTTCAATGATGCCATCGCGCTTGCGGCGGCAACGGGAGGGCCGGCCGATATCAATGCCGTGCGCGCCTACACCAGCCGCCCGGGCGTCAGCCTCAACATGGAGCAGCAGATGAATGACAATTTCGGCCTGTTTCTCCGCGCCGGCTGGGCCGATGGCAATACCGAGCCCTGGGATTTCACCGATATCGACCGCACCGTGTCGGGCGGCGTCTCGATATCAGGCAGATCATGGGGCCGGCCGGACGACACGATCGGCATTGCCGGCGTCGTCAACGGTATCGACAAGGCCCACATCGCCTTCCTGAACGCCGGCGGACTCGGCATCCTGATCGGCGACGGACAATTGACGAATTATGGTTTGGAGCAGATTTTCGAGGCCTATTACAGCTATGCGCTGAATTCGTCGACCAAGCTCACCTTCGATTATCAATTCATCGCCAATCCCGGCTACAACGCCGACCGCGGCCCGGCCAACGTCTTCGCCGGCCGTGTGCACTGGCAGTTCTAG
- a CDS encoding NRAMP family divalent metal transporter, which produces MTVLNELSPQTTGNGAGAPPIRTAVLDKAHLGDIHGALGSIAEDDFAPRSTLGARLKTLLAILGPGLIVMVGDNDAGAFGTYTQAGQNYGTTLLWTLVLLIPVLYVNQEMVLRLGAVTGVGHARLIFERFGRFWGAFSVIDLFILNALTIVTEFIGITLALDYLGVPKLWGVVAAAALVMLAASTGNFRRFERFALTLVAGSLLVFPVLLFIHPPVDQMIQDMMVPKMPQGAALNEVMLLIIAIVGTTVAPWQLFFQQSYVVDKRIRPRFIKYERVDLMIGIAIVIAGALAIMSFTAQTFAGRPEFGNFVDAGAVSAGMEKYFGKAPAIFFALALLDACIIGASAVSLSTAYALGDVFSWRHSLHRKPTEATGFYAIYCGLIVLAAVLVLTPGIQLGLLTSAVQTLAGVLLPGATVFLLLLCNDKPVLGPWVNSRRLNLFTGGVVAVLVMLSVILTGSVLFPDISDTVILSILIGGSVVGIVAALGVALAQRGSRKLERENIGSLSAAANVADDKWRMPPLDQLPPARLSLASRIWMIVLRGYLIVAGSLVLFRIFQLATSGA; this is translated from the coding sequence ATGACTGTCTTGAATGAATTGAGCCCGCAGACGACCGGTAACGGCGCCGGCGCTCCACCGATCCGCACCGCCGTGCTCGACAAGGCCCATCTGGGCGATATCCACGGCGCGCTCGGCAGCATTGCGGAAGACGATTTCGCGCCAAGGTCAACTTTAGGCGCGCGGTTGAAGACCCTGCTCGCGATTCTGGGGCCAGGCCTCATCGTGATGGTCGGCGACAATGACGCCGGCGCCTTCGGTACCTACACCCAGGCTGGCCAGAACTACGGCACGACGCTGCTGTGGACGCTGGTGCTGCTGATCCCGGTTCTTTACGTCAATCAGGAGATGGTACTTCGCCTCGGCGCGGTCACCGGCGTCGGCCATGCCCGACTCATCTTTGAGCGGTTCGGCAGATTTTGGGGCGCGTTTAGTGTCATCGATCTGTTCATCCTCAACGCTCTGACGATCGTCACTGAATTCATCGGCATTACGCTCGCGTTGGACTATCTCGGAGTGCCTAAGCTCTGGGGCGTCGTGGCAGCCGCTGCACTCGTCATGCTCGCGGCAAGCACCGGTAACTTCCGACGTTTCGAGCGTTTCGCGCTCACCCTCGTCGCAGGAAGTCTTCTGGTCTTTCCGGTCCTCCTTTTCATCCACCCACCGGTGGACCAGATGATCCAGGACATGATGGTGCCGAAGATGCCGCAAGGGGCGGCACTGAACGAAGTGATGCTGCTGATCATCGCTATTGTCGGTACGACCGTTGCGCCCTGGCAGCTGTTTTTTCAGCAGAGCTATGTCGTCGACAAAAGGATCAGGCCGCGATTTATCAAGTATGAGCGCGTCGATCTAATGATCGGCATCGCGATCGTGATCGCGGGTGCACTGGCGATCATGTCATTCACCGCTCAGACGTTTGCTGGTCGTCCCGAATTTGGCAATTTCGTTGATGCAGGCGCGGTATCCGCCGGCATGGAAAAGTATTTCGGGAAAGCGCCAGCAATATTCTTCGCGCTTGCGCTGCTCGATGCCTGCATCATCGGGGCATCGGCTGTGTCACTGTCCACTGCCTATGCCCTCGGCGATGTATTCTCGTGGCGGCACTCCCTTCATCGCAAGCCAACTGAAGCGACGGGATTCTATGCGATCTATTGCGGCCTCATCGTCCTCGCTGCCGTGCTCGTCCTCACGCCGGGAATCCAGCTTGGGTTACTGACCAGTGCCGTCCAGACGCTTGCTGGCGTATTGCTACCAGGCGCCACCGTGTTTCTCCTGTTGCTCTGCAACGACAAACCGGTGCTCGGTCCTTGGGTCAATTCCCGCAGGCTCAATCTCTTCACCGGCGGCGTCGTTGCCGTGCTTGTGATGCTCTCGGTTATTCTCACCGGGTCGGTTCTCTTTCCCGACATTTCCGACACGGTCATCTTGAGCATCCTCATCGGGGGCAGTGTCGTCGGGATCGTGGCGGCTCTGGGTGTCGCACTCGCGCAACGCGGCTCAAGAAAACTGGAGCGCGAAAACATCGGTTCGCTATCTGCGGCAGCAAATGTCGCCGACGACAAATGGCGCATGCCACCACTCGACCAGCTACCGCCAGCGCGCCTATCGCTTGCCTCTCGCATCTGGATGATTGTGTTGCGTGGCTATCTCATTGTCGCCGGCAGCCTGGTTCTGTTCCGCATCTTCCAGCTTGCGACGTCGGGCGCGTGA
- a CDS encoding MurR/RpiR family transcriptional regulator, whose product MAKFIDENRQIVLASSAAALGARIGTSDATVLRTVQTLGFASLADLKRAILKSGSISTPADDMRRTLVDLEKATGHALDGILQAHAEGLDVLRSARCRAQMAAAVRVLDGAERIAVFGIGPSAALATYVSTLLARNGRRSRTIGATGSMLADQLLDLAKGDVLLILAYGRLYREVKAVFAEAKALGLPNVLVTEADDTPLAKLADVCVAIPRGRPGQVALHGATLVGLEALVLSLAAARPEAALASLDNLNRLRRSTEVQTKTAK is encoded by the coding sequence GTGGCGAAGTTCATCGACGAGAACCGGCAGATCGTACTGGCCAGTTCAGCCGCCGCCTTGGGCGCACGCATCGGCACCTCCGACGCCACCGTGTTGCGCACCGTTCAGACGCTGGGATTCGCCAGCCTGGCCGACCTCAAAAGAGCAATCTTAAAATCAGGTTCGATCTCGACACCGGCCGACGACATGCGCCGAACTTTAGTCGACCTGGAAAAGGCCACCGGGCACGCCCTCGATGGAATCCTGCAGGCGCACGCCGAAGGTCTGGACGTTTTGCGGTCGGCGAGATGCCGCGCCCAGATGGCCGCAGCGGTTCGCGTGCTGGATGGCGCCGAACGCATCGCCGTCTTCGGGATTGGCCCGTCAGCGGCTCTTGCGACCTATGTTTCGACGTTGCTCGCGCGAAATGGCCGCCGCAGTCGCACGATCGGTGCGACCGGATCCATGCTGGCCGATCAGCTTCTCGATCTCGCCAAGGGAGACGTGCTGCTCATCCTCGCGTATGGCCGTCTGTACCGGGAAGTGAAGGCCGTGTTCGCGGAGGCCAAAGCCCTGGGTCTCCCGAACGTTCTCGTTACGGAGGCGGATGACACGCCGTTGGCGAAGCTTGCTGATGTCTGCGTCGCAATTCCTCGCGGCCGTCCGGGGCAGGTGGCGCTGCACGGAGCGACCCTCGTAGGCCTGGAGGCTCTGGTGCTCTCACTGGCCGCCGCGAGGCCGGAAGCCGCTCTGGCCTCGCTCGATAATCTCAATCGGTTGCGACGCTCAACTGAAGTTCAGACCAAGACCGCGAAGTAG
- a CDS encoding response regulator, with product MRVLLVEDEPHLGAALQEHLRAAGHAVDWFELLEPTEHAVLTVSYDALLLDLHLPDGRGLEFLRRLRRRGDPLPVIILTARDLVSDRIEGLKAGADDYIVKPFDLDEVTARLDAVSRRYVGRLTSVLRVGSVELEHESKAARVHGQAVELSAREWAVIDVLARRPRSIVSKEQIEDALYAFGEEIESNTIEVYISRIRRKLGRDFIRTIRGLGYRLEH from the coding sequence ATGCGAGTCTTGCTGGTAGAAGACGAGCCACATCTAGGAGCGGCGTTACAGGAGCATCTCCGCGCAGCTGGACACGCGGTCGATTGGTTCGAGTTGCTGGAACCAACAGAGCACGCAGTGCTGACTGTCTCCTACGATGCACTGCTGCTTGACCTGCACCTACCGGATGGGCGGGGTCTGGAATTTCTCCGCAGACTTCGACGCCGGGGTGATCCCCTACCGGTCATCATCCTTACGGCGCGCGACTTGGTTAGCGATCGTATCGAGGGGCTGAAAGCTGGTGCCGACGACTATATCGTTAAGCCCTTCGATCTCGACGAAGTGACCGCCCGACTCGATGCCGTTTCTCGAAGATATGTTGGTAGATTAACATCGGTCCTTCGGGTCGGCTCCGTCGAGCTGGAACACGAATCGAAAGCAGCGCGGGTGCACGGGCAGGCAGTCGAGCTGAGCGCCCGCGAATGGGCTGTTATTGACGTGCTGGCGCGTCGGCCACGTTCGATTGTCTCGAAAGAGCAAATCGAAGATGCGCTTTACGCTTTTGGTGAAGAGATCGAGAGCAACACGATAGAGGTCTATATCAGCCGCATTCGCCGCAAGCTCGGTCGTGATTTCATTCGCACGATACGCGGCCTTGGTTATCGCTTGGAGCACTAA
- the hisE gene encoding phosphoribosyl-ATP diphosphatase: MADAIEQFDLEILNLQKCASPKTGSLRGDDEPRQSNITGRRVPVRHHGAATPVLQEPDPSVERQRAEPSELDRLYRSLAEVTSETYPRTAGLLASSTRKVAQKIIEEAGEVAIEAVRHRTRNVVRESADLLYHLVALWHRAGIDPTDAWIEMRRRADMLGIAEKPPKACREDRRRPIRDVKQPPEGNGA; the protein is encoded by the coding sequence ATGGCCGACGCGATAGAACAATTTGATCTGGAAATTCTCAATCTACAGAAATGTGCGTCCCCGAAGACCGGGAGTTTGCGCGGAGACGATGAGCCGCGCCAAAGCAATATTACAGGCCGGCGGGTACCAGTTCGTCATCATGGCGCGGCCACTCCGGTATTGCAGGAGCCTGATCCCAGCGTCGAGAGGCAGCGCGCAGAGCCGAGTGAACTGGACCGCCTGTATCGGTCGCTTGCCGAGGTAACGTCAGAGACTTATCCGCGAACCGCGGGATTGCTTGCCTCGAGCACCCGCAAGGTCGCCCAAAAGATCATCGAGGAAGCTGGTGAAGTAGCGATCGAGGCCGTCAGGCATCGCACCCGAAACGTCGTTCGCGAGAGCGCTGATCTGCTCTACCACCTCGTTGCGCTGTGGCATCGCGCTGGCATCGATCCGACGGATGCTTGGATCGAGATGCGCAGGCGCGCCGACATGCTTGGCATCGCCGAAAAGCCCCCCAAAGCCTGCCGCGAAGATCGGCGTCGGCCGATCCGCGACGTCAAGCAACCGCCGGAAGGGAATGGGGCATGA
- a CDS encoding MgtC/SapB family protein, with amino-acid sequence MNASIDQAAIGLAAATLLGASIGFERQWRQRMAGLRTNTLVAIGAASFVIFAGLFPDEGSPTRVAAQIVSGIGFLGAGIIFREGLHVTGLNTAATLWCSAAVGMLAGAGHSLHAALATSFVILVNLLLRPLVRLINRQPITQTETDFHYRVRVVCRNPEEAHVRALLLQSTSNGQLSLRRLDSTDLEDSGRVEVVAQLSAHSKSDAVLEQVVGRLSLEATVSAASWSVGTIIE; translated from the coding sequence GTGAACGCATCGATTGATCAAGCGGCGATCGGCCTGGCAGCGGCGACGCTGCTGGGCGCGAGCATTGGGTTCGAACGTCAGTGGCGTCAACGAATGGCGGGCTTGCGAACCAACACGCTGGTCGCAATCGGCGCCGCGAGCTTTGTGATCTTTGCGGGGTTGTTTCCCGATGAAGGCAGCCCTACCCGCGTGGCGGCGCAGATTGTGTCCGGAATCGGCTTCCTAGGTGCGGGAATCATCTTTCGCGAGGGACTTCACGTCACCGGCCTCAACACCGCGGCTACTTTGTGGTGCTCGGCGGCGGTGGGAATGCTCGCAGGCGCTGGGCATTCGCTACATGCGGCGCTGGCGACCAGCTTTGTCATTCTCGTCAACCTGCTGTTGCGACCATTGGTTCGGCTCATCAACCGGCAACCGATCACGCAGACCGAAACAGACTTTCACTATCGCGTCCGGGTCGTCTGCCGAAATCCGGAAGAGGCGCATGTACGAGCTTTGCTCTTGCAGAGCACGAGCAACGGACAACTCAGCTTGCGGCGGCTCGACAGTACCGACCTTGAGGACAGCGGGCGTGTCGAAGTCGTCGCGCAGCTGTCGGCTCATTCGAAGAGTGACGCCGTTCTCGAACAAGTGGTTGGCCGCCTCAGCTTAGAAGCAACCGTGTCAGCCGCGAGCTGGAGCGTCGGAACAATCATTGAATAG
- a CDS encoding metal-sensing transcriptional repressor — protein sequence MPHENHPAIVRRLKRADGHLQTIIEMIEEDRPCLEIAQQLQAVESAIESAKKALIHDHIGNCLELKTTGSSGRALKEFKLIAKYL from the coding sequence ATGCCCCACGAGAATCACCCCGCCATTGTCAGACGGCTTAAGCGTGCCGACGGCCACCTTCAGACCATCATCGAAATGATCGAAGAAGACAGGCCATGTCTGGAAATCGCTCAACAATTGCAGGCCGTCGAGAGCGCGATCGAGAGCGCCAAGAAAGCCTTGATTCATGATCACATCGGGAATTGTCTGGAACTGAAGACCACCGGCTCTTCGGGCCGTGCGCTTAAGGAATTCAAACTGATTGCCAAATATCTATGA